Proteins from one Dermacentor variabilis isolate Ectoservices chromosome 1, ASM5094787v1, whole genome shotgun sequence genomic window:
- the LOC142584749 gene encoding tubulin alpha-1C chain-like: MRECISVHIGQAGVQIGNACWELYCLEHGIQQDGQMPSDKVSGGIDDSFNTFFAETGAGRHVPRAVFVDLEPTVVDEVRSGAYRQLYHPEQLISGKEDAANNYARGHYTIGKEIVDLVLDRIRKLADQCTGLQGFLVFHSFGGGTGSGFTSLLMERLSVDYGKKSKLEFSIYPAPQVSTAVVEPYNSILTTHTTLEHSDCAFMVDNEAIYDICRRNLDIDRPTYTNLNRLISQIVSSITASLRFDGALNVDLTEFQTNLVPYPRIHFPLVTYAPVISSEKAYHEQLTVAEITNACFEPANQMVKCDPRHGKYMACCMLYRGDVVPKDVNAAIAAIKTKRTIQFVDWCPTGFKVGINYQPPTVVPGGDLAKVPRAVCMLSNTTAIAEAWARLDHKFDLMYAKRAFVHWYVGEGMEEGEFSEAREDMAALEKDYEEVGMDSNEGADDGEEY; encoded by the exons AGGGAGTGCATCAGTGTCCACATTGGCCAGGCCGGCGTGCAGATTGGCAACGCCTGCTGGGAACTCTACTGCCTGGAGCATGGCATCCAGCAGGATGGCCAGATGCCCAGCGACAAGGTGTCGGGCGGGATCGACGATTCTTTCAACACTTTTTTCGCCGAAACCGGCGCCGGCCGTCATGTCCCGCGAGCCGTATTCGTCGATCTCGAGCCGACCGTCGTTGACGAGGTGCGCTCTGGCGCCTACAGGCAGCTCTACCACCCAGAGCAGTTAATCTCTGGCAAGGAGGACGCTGCCAACAACTACGCGCGTGGCCATTACACCATCGGCAAGGAGATCGTCGACCTGGTGCTTGACCGCATCCGGAAGCTGGCCGACCAATGCACGGGTCTACAGGGCTTCCTCGTGTTCCACAGCTTTGGTGGCGGCACTGGCTCCGGATTCACGTCGCTGCTCATGGAGCGCCTTTCGGTCGACTACGGGAAGAAGTCCAAGCTCGAGTTTTCCATCTACCCAGCGCCCCAG GTTTCGACTGCTGTTGTTGAACCGTACAACTCCATCTTGACCACGCACACGACCCTGGAGCACTCAGACTGCGCCTTCATGGTTGACAACGAGGCCATCTACGACATCTGCCGGCGCAATTTGGATATCGACCGTCCCACATACACGAATCTGAACCGGCTCATTAGTCAGATCGTCTCCTCCATTACCGCTTCCCTCCGCTTCGATGGTGCGCTCAACGTCGACTTGACAGAGTTCCAGACCAACTTGGTACCTTATCCTAG GATCCACTTCCCGCTGGTGACATATGCTCCCGTCATCTCCTCCGAGAAGGCCTACCATGAGCAGCTTACCGTGGCCGAGATCACCAACGCATGTTTTGAGCCGGCCAACCAGATGGTCAAGTGCGATCCGCGCCACGGCAAGTACATGGCCTGCTGTATGCTGTACAGAGGCGATGTGGTGCCTAAGGATGTCAACGCTGCCATCGCGGCCATCAAGACGAAGCGCACCATCCAGTTTGTGGACTGGTGTCCCACAGGATTCAAGGTGGGCATCAACTACCAGCCACCTACCGTGGTGCCCGGCGGAGACCTGGCCAAGGTTCCGCGTGCCGTCTGCATGTTGTCCAACACGACCGCCATCGCCGAGGCTTGGGCGCGACTGGACCACAAGTTCGACCTCATGTACGCCAAGCGCGCCTTCGTCCACTGGTACGTGGGCGAAGGCATGGAAGAGGGCGAGTTCTCAGAGGCCCGTGAGGACATGGCCGCCCTCGAGAAGGACTACGAGGAGGTTGGCATGGACTCAAACGAGGGCGCTGACGACGGCGAGGAGTACTAG